Proteins encoded within one genomic window of Halorussus salilacus:
- a CDS encoding trypsin-like peptidase domain-containing protein, with translation MDSVSRRRYLAVASAVGTAGLAGCGGGMLDREDPEEAELRERIRELEAENEDLRTTVAERETDREHLETRLAEERAESRRLRRRLDNRTAEVDTLRSRVDAQEERITELQATISLLKESGPDSRFDEAVRSTALEVGEGMRESIVFLEHVRDGRRSHGTGFFFDRDLVVTNSHVVGDATDVTCWTLDGESIPVESIGRVESQNPDVAALRATDDTRPALSAGDSTDLEADQPLVQVGHPGSFGNWVISLGPFVERARFRSADGSVDEVLKTLVPTIGGNSGSPLVTLDGDVVGLTYGGIPRSRRPLDDPPEPAPPTVYESVAPDTYSLHETVERVESQLDEWL, from the coding sequence ATGGACTCGGTCTCGCGCAGGCGATACCTCGCGGTGGCGTCGGCGGTCGGAACTGCCGGACTCGCGGGGTGTGGCGGCGGAATGCTCGACCGCGAGGACCCCGAGGAGGCCGAACTACGGGAGCGGATTCGCGAACTCGAAGCCGAAAACGAGGACCTCCGGACCACCGTGGCCGAGCGCGAGACCGACCGCGAACACCTCGAAACGCGACTGGCCGAGGAGCGAGCCGAGAGCAGACGGTTGCGTCGGCGGCTCGACAACAGAACCGCGGAGGTCGATACTCTGCGTTCGCGGGTCGATGCCCAAGAGGAACGGATTACGGAACTGCAGGCGACGATATCGCTACTCAAGGAGAGCGGTCCCGACAGTCGCTTCGACGAGGCGGTTCGCTCGACCGCCCTCGAAGTGGGCGAGGGGATGCGCGAATCGATAGTGTTTCTGGAACACGTCAGGGACGGCAGGCGGAGCCACGGAACCGGCTTCTTCTTCGACCGCGACCTCGTGGTCACGAACAGCCACGTCGTCGGGGACGCGACCGACGTCACCTGCTGGACGCTCGACGGGGAGTCCATTCCGGTCGAGTCCATCGGCCGCGTCGAGAGCCAGAACCCCGACGTGGCCGCGCTCCGCGCGACCGACGACACCCGTCCCGCGCTGTCGGCGGGCGACTCGACCGACCTCGAGGCCGACCAGCCGCTGGTGCAGGTCGGCCACCCGGGGTCGTTCGGCAACTGGGTCATCTCGCTCGGCCCGTTCGTCGAGCGCGCGCGGTTCCGGAGCGCCGACGGGAGCGTCGACGAGGTGCTCAAGACGCTGGTCCCCACTATCGGCGGCAACAGCGGGTCGCCGCTCGTGACGCTCGACGGCGACGTGGTGGGGCTGACCTACGGCGGTATCCCGCGGTCGCGTCGCCCCCTCGACGACCCCCCGGAGCCCGCACCGCCGACGGTCTACGAGTCGGTCGCGCCCGACACCTACTCGCTACACGAGACCGTCGAACGGGTGGAGTCGCAACTCGACGAGTGGCTCTAA
- a CDS encoding DUF5658 family protein: MSSDGRHWLPTTRTGDRRPTTALADVDGVERLLWILVAVGLVGDLLTTYYGLRLGLAESNPVARAAMSHLGFGALVGLKLFAVGVGLLCRQLLPERHVALVPAGLAVPWLAAVIVNLSVYAAVA, translated from the coding sequence ATGAGCTCCGACGGACGCCACTGGCTACCGACGACTCGCACGGGCGACCGACGCCCGACCACCGCGCTCGCCGACGTCGATGGTGTAGAGCGACTGCTCTGGATACTGGTCGCGGTCGGTCTGGTGGGCGACCTCCTCACGACGTACTACGGGCTTCGACTCGGCCTCGCCGAGTCGAACCCGGTCGCCCGCGCCGCCATGTCCCACCTCGGATTCGGGGCGCTGGTCGGCCTGAAACTGTTCGCGGTCGGGGTGGGTCTGCTGTGTCGCCAGTTGCTTCCAGAGCGCCACGTCGCGCTCGTCCCGGCGGGGCTGGCGGTGCCGTGGCTGGCGGCCGTAATCGTGAATCTATCGGTGTACGCGGCCGTCGCCTGA